One Aphidius gifuensis isolate YNYX2018 linkage group LG3, ASM1490517v1, whole genome shotgun sequence DNA window includes the following coding sequences:
- the LOC122851878 gene encoding protein king tubby-like — MTSLDLRQQKLEQQRQLLAQKMKQKRQTGAGGMVQASGQFKSHSAKWVTSTRELHGYDGPMQYSLSPNNSGLNLPNDMKSIDTEITEISADGIFREGLETVDCADEESSPLDNRLPGDSQCRSPLRVAPSDGPETVIITRENHSNSPELEGNVEGNIDQFVVQPANKKMHYKCRITRDRKGMDRGLYPTYFLHLERDYGKKIFLLAGRKRKKSTTSNYLISTDPTDLSRGAESYVGKLRSNLLGTQFTVYDNGHSLMKDDKRDERPNPRQELAAVVYDTNVLGFKGPRKMTVIIPGMTADQKRISVCPADESETLLECWKTKNMDNLIELHNKTPVWNDESQSYVLNFHGRVTQASVKNFQVVHDSDTDYVVMQFGRVAEDVFTMDYRFPLCALQAFAIALSSFDGKLACE; from the exons atgacGTCGTTGGACTTAAGACAGCAAAAATTGGAGCAACAA cgtCAATTGTTGGctcaaaaaatgaaacaaaaacgTCAAACTGGAGCCGGTGGAATGGTCCAGGCAAGTGGACAATTTAAAAGTCATTCAGCTAAATGGGTCACATCAACAAGAGAACTTCATGGATATGATGGACCTATGCAGTACAGTTTATCACCAAATAATTCTGGTTTAAATTTACCCAATGATATGAAAAGTATTGATACTGAAATAacag AAATAAGTGCAGATGGTATTTTTCGTGAAGGATTAGAAACTGTTGATTGTGCTGATGAAGAATCATCACCACTTGATAATAGATTACCAGGGGATTCACAATGTAGATCACCACTTCGTGTTGCACCATCAGATGGTCCAGAAACAGTTATAATCACCAGAGAAAATCATTCAAAT agtcCCGAACTTGAAGGAAATGTTGAAGGAAATATTGATCAATTTGTCGTACAACcagcaaacaaaaaaatgcattACAAATGTAGAATAACACGTGATAGAAAAGGTATGGATCGTGGTTTATATCcaacatattttttacatcttGAACGTGattatggtaaaaaaatttttttacttgctggtagaaaacgtaaaaaaagtacaacaagtaattatttaatatcaactGATCCAACTGATTTATCACGTGGTGCTGAATCATATGTTGGTAAACTACGTTCAAATTTACTTGGTACACAATTTACTGTTTATGATAATGGTCATTCACTTATGAAAGATGATAAAAGAGATGAAAGACCAAATCCAAGACAAGAATTAGCAGCTGTTGTTTATGATACAAATGTACTTGGTTTTAAAGGACCACGTAAAATGACTGTTATTATACCTGGTATGACTGCTGATCAAAAAAGAATTTCAGTTTGTCCAGCTGATGAATCTGAAACACTTTTAG aatGCTGGAAAACTAAAAATATGGATAATCTAATTGAACTTCATAATAAAACTCCAGTATGGAATGATGAATCACAATCTTATGTACTCAATTTTCATGGACGTGTTACTCAAGCGtctgttaaaaattttcaagttgttcATGACAGTGACA ctgATTATGTTGTGATGCAATTTGGCCGGGTTGCTGAAGATGTATTTACCATGGATTATCGATTTCCATTATGTGCTCTTCAGGCATTTGCAATTGCTTTGAGTAGTTTTGATGGTAAATTAGCCTgcgaataa
- the LOC122851853 gene encoding dual specificity protein kinase splB-like: MSDKVNNIENNDAQGIIINEFLDDIIDLSHVNFDDNERWLLSVSDRTSSSSVEDLQAWLKKDLSISSLDNLSNDTTKTIDTRTFTRPKKNGRMSLESIIEITSPTSNNVWKLNYQQESSIKINNENDDKNLKDKEYIPAMLRPSVSGTLLTSLSSSNGQESLDAFLNMSQSNGIDSFINLTPDFNDATIMNTSRPFFLDTSTTDIDKIDENEINNNKLINNGLKYSQCNDDIGDCSAMADSQILTESMMQTSMFSDVSDVYGSNPFSKDCLDNSNGEIDNSFHSKTLTNTNSTFTSESLNVLCKKNNDTFTESLNVFNGKNFETLNSFSKKNNATFTESVDVLSTKYNKTGDTFLSNNMSIENDETFIESHDTFTTKQNDTVNLLTSKNNETFTESIKSLSKKNNETFTSSELKSALSTPSVNNRKSLNANTTYDADLPNHLSYIVTTDSDSYYLEENQDITDSIHLKLSPNSTFDCPKNQDDDGDENDDDGDDKNTTFRLTHDIKIPFSNLKNETNENNHHSSNENIKTNTQTENNSSKNKMLNTTFESPLAQRNHEPKSLNTTFATSAPNDCDVSNKKNLDETYDKNFKEPISLPANRYQTYRKNPLGKIQSTGTILKKPQLSYYKDNQGRSLDNITAEIKKTTSTTTQLSKLNGPKTLTKLPQTLQKSNPNLLSNQRISELPKISNFGFNHGKKLNDKKSSLFTSKLRPMMKIKCGSDARLEKTGTLACGSTESIASTHSAPDLDDRLSECSDSSHTSGDYCQPRTMTINNIKCGNAQRNIVQIVSTPKPDKNIMENNWMVSHNDLPSPILKNDEGLGSRGSSPASGESTVKTSSPLLSPAESLQSFPINSGNPVSDDKNIHRPPKSSEKKSVILAKPVKKFDTQSGIRPPSGIRPPSVSSGIPRPASRIPAPRFSRPITSTLKKSNF, from the exons atgtcagataaagtgaataatattgaaaacaaTGATGCCCAAGGCATCATTATCAACGAATTTCTTGATGATATAATTGATCTTTCGcatgttaattttgatgacaatGAAAGATGGTTGCTGTCAGTGAGTGACagaacatcatcatcaagtgtcGAAGATCTTCAAGCTTggttaaaaaaagatttatcaatAAGTTCACTTGATAATTTGTCAAATGATACAACTAAAACAATTGACACAAGAACTTTTAcgagaccaaaaaaaaatggaagaatGAGTTTGGAATcaataatagaaataacaTCACCAACAAGTAATAATGTTTGgaaattgaattatcaacaagaatcatcgataaaaataaataatgaaaatgatgataaaaatctaAAAGACAAAGAATATATACCAGCAATGTTGAGACCATCAGTGTCAGGCACGTTATTAacatcattgtcatcatcaaaTGGTCAAGAAAGTCttgatgcatttttaaatatgtcacAATCAAATGGTATTGAttctttcattaatttaacacCTGATTTTAACGATGCAACAATTATGAACACATCAAgaccattttttttagatacgtCAACAACAGATATTGATAAgattgatgaaaatgaaattaacaataataaactcaTTAACAATGGATTgaaatattcacaatgtaaCGATGACATTGGTGATTGTTCAGCAATGGCTGATTCACAAATTTTGACTGAATCAATGATGCAAACAAGTATGTTTAGTGATGTTTCTGATGTTTATGGAAGTAACCCATTTTCAAAAGATTGTTTGGATAATTCAAATGGTGAAATTGACAATAGTTTTCACAGTAAAACTCTTACTAATACAAATAGTACTTTCACGTCTGAATCGTTAAATgtattgtgtaaaaaaaataatgatactttcACTGAATCATTGAATGTTtttaatggtaaaaattttGAGACCTTgaattcattttcaaaaaaaaataatgctacATTTACTGAATCGGTTGatgttttatcaacaaaatataacaaaactggtgatacatttttatcaaataatatgtcaatagaaaatgatgaaacaTTTATTGAATCACATGATACTTttacaacaaaacaaaatgatacagttaatttattaacgtCCAAAAATAATGAGACATTTACtgaatcaataaaaagtttgtcaaaaaaaaataatgaaacatttacgtcaagtgaattaaaaagtgcattatcaacaccatctgttaataatagaaaatcatTAAATGCTAATACTACATATGATGCTGATTTGCCCAATCATTTGAGCTACATTGTAACAACAGATTCAGACTCATATTATTTAGAAGAAAATCAAGACATAACTGACagtattcatttaaaattatctccAAACTCAACTTTCGACTGTCCtaaaaatcaagatgatgatggtgatgaaaatgatgacgatggtgatgataaaaatacgaCATTTAGATTAACacatgatattaaaataccattttcaaatctaaaaaacgaaacaaatgaaaataatcatcactcatcaaatgaaaatattaaaacaaacactcaaactgaaaataattcatcaaaaaataaaatgttaaatacgACATTTGAAAGTCCATTAGCACAACGTAATCATGAAccaaaatcattaaatacaaCATTTGCTACATCAGCACCAAATGATTGTGatgtatcaaataaaaaaaatctagatgAAACATATGACAAGAATTTTAAAGAACCAATATCACTGCCTGCAAATCGTTATCAAACATATCGAAAAAATCCACTTGGTAAAATACAATCAACTGgcacaattttaaaaaaaccacaatTATCATATTACAAAGATAATCAAGGACGTTCACTTGACAATATAACtgcagaaataaaaaaaacaacctcAACAACTActcaattatcaaaattaaatggaCCAAAAACATTAACAAAATTACCACAAACATTACAAAAATCAAATCcaaatttattgtcaaatcAACGTATCTCAGAATtaccaaaaatatcaaattttggATTTAATcatggtaaaaaattaaatgataaaaaatcatcattatttacaaGTAAATTACGAccaatgatgaaaataaaatgtggATCTGATGCAAGATTAGAAAAAACTGGTACATTAGCATGTGGTTCAACTGAAAGTATTGCTAGTACACACAGTGCTCCTGATCTTGATGATAGACTTAGTGAATGTTCAGATAGTAGTCATACATCTGGTGACTATTGTCAACCAAGAacaatgacaataaataatattaaatgtggTAACGCTCAAAGAAATATTGTACAAATTGTTTCAACACCAAAACCAgataaaaatatcatggaaaatAATTGGATGGTATCACATAATGATCTTCCTTcaccaatattaaaaaatgatgaaggTCTTGGTAGTCGTGGAAGTTCACCAGCAAGTGGTGAATCTACTGTCAAAACAAGCTCACCATTATTAAGTCCAGCTGAATCGTTACAGTCATTTCCTATTAATTCAg gAAATCCTGTAAGTGATGATAAAAACATTCATCGACCACCCAAaagttcagaaaaaaaatcagtg aTATTAGCAAAACCagtcaaaaaatttgatactCAAAGTGGTATACGTCCACCATCCGGTATTCGACCACCTAGTGTGTCAAGTGGAATACCTCGACCAGCATCACGAATACCAGCTCCAAGGTTTTCACGTCCAATTACAAGTACtcttaaaaaatcaaatttttga